The Pseudomonadota bacterium genomic interval CGGCACTTTAAGCGTTCGTCCATCGATGCTCGTCAAGATGAAGACCCGCTCACGGATTTCGTTTGTCGAGAACACCTCGGCATGGAGGCGCTGTTCGCTGACACAGCGTTGTCCCTTGACTATAAGAGTCTGGACCGGTCATTTGCGATCATGAACTCTACAACGCTTTAGGTAGGGACGCCGCATCACGACAACGACACTATCGGGAGCTCTTCGCTGCAGCGCTTGACCCTGCGGAAGTGCATGCGATCCGCCGAGCGAGCCGTTTCTCGATACCGCTTGGCAACCAGCGTTTTCGTGCGCAACTGGAGGAAGCCATGGGATGGAGCATCGGGTATGCAGCCCGCGGTCGGCCTCGGGATAAACAACCCACAGCAAGCGACCCTAACTGACTATCGAGAATATCTCATGCACGTACACATCGGCCGGCGTCAGCGGGTCACGTTGCCCCCGGTGAGCACTCTCACAAAATCAGGTCGGACGTGTCCAGTTGATTTCGGAGGCAAGACATGTTTTCTCCCGCATCGTTGCAATAACACCATCTCTCTGCGGAACGCAACTGTCGCGCGCGAGTGCACGTTAGGAATGAAAGTCCAAAGTCTTTAGAATATTTTCATGCGAAACGCTGTTTTGTTGTCGCTTCTGCTGTCATCGGCTGCCGCTCAGAATGTCGAGCAGGTTGTTGTGCTGCCGGTCACCGGTGCGATCACTCCCGCCAGCGCGGACTTCGTAGGCCGTGGCCTCAAGCGCGCGGCTGACAACAATGCGGCTCTGGTGGTGCTAAAGATGGACACCCCTGGAGGTCTCGATACTTCCATGCGCTCGATCATCAAGAACATCCTTGCGTCATCCGTTCCGATCGCGACTTTTGTCGCGCCAAGCGGGGCGCGCGCTGCAAGCGCAGGCACCTACATTCTCTATGCGAGCCACATCGCGGCGATGGCGCCCGCAACCAATCTCGGCGCCGCGACTCCGGTGGCGATCGGCGGCGCGCCCGGAAAGGATCCCAAAGACAAAGTGGAGGAAGATAAAGACTCCAAAGCGCCCGGCGACGCGATGACGCGCAAGCAGATTCAGGACGCCTCGGCTTACATTCGCAGTCTTGCCCAGTTGCGCGGGCGCAACGCGGAATGGGCGGAACAAGCGGTGCGCGAGGCTGTGAGCTTGTCGGCGGAAGAAGCAGCCAAGATCAAGGTGGTTGATGTCGTCGCCACGGGTTTGCCCGATCTCCTGAAAAAGCTCGATGGCCGCAAGCTGAACGTGCTGGGACAGGATCGGACGCTCAAGCTCGAAGGCGCGCAAGTAGTCGAAGTCGAACCCGACTGGAAAAGCAAATTTCTCGCGGTGATCACCGATCCCTCCATCGCCTACATCCTGATGCTGATCGGAATCTATGGGATTCTTTTCGAGTTTTACAATCCCGGATTCGTCGCCCCCGGAGTGATCGGCGCGATCTGTCTCTTGCTCGCGCTCTACGCGTTTCAGTTGCTTCCAGTGTCCTACGCCGGATTGGGTCTGATTGTGCTGGGGCTTGCGTTCATGGTGGCGGAAGCGTTCTTGCCCAGCTTCGGCGTGCTCGGTATCGGCGGGGTGATTGCTTTTGTCGTCGGCTCGGTGATCTTGATTGACACCGATCTGCCCGGGTACGGCATTCCTCTCGGCTTGATCGGTGGGGTCGCGCTCATGAGCGCGCTGTTCATGTTGCTCGTTGTCGGCATGGCGCTCAAAGCACGCAAGCAACCGGTGGTTTCCGGACGCGAGGAAATCCTCGGCAGCCTCGGCGAAATCCTCGACGACTTTCAACCCTCGGCAAGCTCGGGACACGCGCACGAGGGCTGGGCGCGAGTGCACAGCGAAACCTGGCGCGTGCGATCATCGCTTCCCATGCGGCGCGGACAGAGAGTCAAAGTGGTCGGCATGAACGGACTCACCCTCGATGTCGAAGAAACCAAAGGAGACCCATCATGATTTGGGACATAGGCGTTCTCGGAATCGTACTCATCTTCATCATCATTTTGCTGTTCTCAGCGTTTCGCGTTCTGCGCGAATACGAGCGCGGAGTAGTGTTCATGCTCGGCCGCTTCTACAAGGTGAAAGGGCCGGGTCTCATTCTCATCATTCCCGTGGTGCAGCAGATGGTGAAAGTGGATTTGCGCACGGTGGTCATGGATGTTCCAAGCCAAGATGTGATTTCGCGCGACAACGTTTCAGTCAAGGTCAACGCGGTGCTTTACTTCCGCGTCGTGGACGCGCAACGTGCGGTGATCCAGGTCGAGGATTATCTTTCGGCCACGAGCCAGCTTGCGCAAACGACTTTGCGCGCGGTGCTGGGAAAGCATGAGCTCGACGAAATGCTCGCCGAGCGCGAAAAACTCAACGTGGACATTCAGCAGGTGCTCGACACGCAAACCGACGCCTGGGGAATCAAGGTCGCCAACGTCGAAATCAAGCACGTGGACCTGAACGAATCCATGGTGCGCGCGATCGCAAGGCAGGCGGAAGCCGAGCGCGAACGCCGCGCCAAGGTCATACACGCTGAAGGTGAACAGCAGGCGTCGGAAAAACTATTGCAAGCCGCTCAGATGCTCGCACGGCAGCCGGAAGCGATGCACCTACGCTACTTACAAACTCTGACCCAAATCGCCAGCGACAAATCGCACACGATCGTCTTTCCGCTGCCGATGGACTTGCTTGCTCCACTGCTGGAAGCGATAAAAGGATCGAAGAGGGAAGCGGAAGGCGGGAGAAGGGAGGCTGAAAACAGGACTCCGGTTTAATCGAAAGCTTCAGATTTTTCCCTCCTACCGCAACCTTCTACCGCCTACCCAATCGCGAAATGACTGCTCGACGCCTCTACCTTTCCATATTCCTCATCTGCACCGCACTGGTCGCTTTCGCGCTCTCCTTGCAGCACGCGCAAAACCTCGAGCCGTGCCCGTTGTGCATCCTGCAGCGCTACGTGTTCATCGTCCTGGGAGTCGTTGCGCTGCTGGCTTTTCTTCACAACCCCGCTAACACGGAAAAAAGAGTCTATGGGGCATTGTTCGTGCTGCTCTCGCTAGCGGGCGCCGGGACTGCCGGCTGGCACGTCTGGCTGCAGCATCAACCGCCGGGCATGGCGGCCGACTGCGGCCCGGGGCTAGATTACATGCTCGAAACTTTTCCGCTGACAAGCGCGCTGCCGATGATCTTCAAAGGCTCTGGAGATCGCGCGGAAGTCGCATGGAAAGTTCTCGGACTTTCAATACCCGAATGGGCGCTGATCTGGTTTGTGATTCTTGCGATCGCCGCGTCGTTCGCGCTCGCGTCGCGCAGGACAACTCAGTTTAGGTCCATGGAAGCTATGGATGGCCGCGATCACATCAGCCAAGCGTAAGCTCACGCGCGGATCGTCGATGACTTTGAGGCCGAGGAATATCGTGGAGAGGACCACCCGGTTTCGTACCGTATTGGCCTGATAGTGCCGATGCTGTCCGGTATGCTCGGTGGCTTTGCCGATGATCCAAGCCACTATCAGCGAAAACGAAAAAACGAAAAGAAACGAAAAGGGTCGGTGACAACTGGCAAGTATTCTCACTGCCGCGTGCAGTACATCAACCATCAGTTTCGACGCACCGGGACGTTGTGGGAAGGCAGGCATAAAGGCGACACTATACCGATAGATTTCACGTCTGTAGCGGGGCAGCTCTCACACCGCAGAGGTTCATAGCAACACAGCCCAGCCCTCGGGGCCTACGCGCATCAGCTGGGCGCTCAAACGGGTGTTCGATATTGAGAAATGCCCTCACTGCGGCGCCACGCTGAAGATCATGGCCGCCATCGAAAACCCCGCCGTGATCGCCAAGATCCTCGCTCATCTCGGCTTGTCCGCCCGGGCACCGCCCCGAGCACCGGCGCGGGCCTTCGTTCGATTCCAACTGGCCTGATCCCCCACCGATCCCCGATCCCATCCGGTTCAGCCCCCGAGCCGACCCCTTGGTCTGCACTCGCCCAAGACGCCAAACGGTCCCGAAACTTGGCGCCCCGAGCCGATGAAAGCCAGGCCCAGGGAAGGGCCTGCTTGGCGCGCCGAGGATGCAATGGCCCGAAAAGTCCCCGATTCCGGACCGAGATTGCGCGTGTTTGACACCTGACAGGTTCAGCCGTACCTTCCCTTTCGAGGAAAAGGGCGTTTAAAAATCCTATTCATTTGCCGACTCCCGAGGCGGCTTTACGTGGGCGGTACGGTCGGATACCGGTTGCCTCTGCCCAGCCGAGCTGCAATCTCTCTAATGGTAGCTTCGTGCATTGCTTGTTGATCACGAAAGGCCTCCGTGAACATGCGTCACGCATTGAGAAGTGCACCGTGTTCCGTCGGGACAGATTGTGAATATGTCACAAAATGTTTGTGCGAAAAGTTACTGAAAAAGCCAAGGTGCATTTCGTATTCTCAGCGGTGTTGAGGCTAACTTGGCGCTCAACTCGGACGCGCCAAAAAGCGGCGCGCCGGTTACTTTTAACGTTAGGCCGTATCTACAACACAATCCGGCAGGACTGTGAATTCTTAACAGAATGAATGGTAATAGTTTACAGCCCTATTAAGCTGGCTTTCGATATGACGAGTCCAGCAAACGAGACGAAGTTTACCGTGCACAGGTGTAAGATCATGACACACAAGAACCGAACCCTTGCGGCAATCGCTTCGGTGGTGGCCGCTGGCTTTGCCGGGCCGGCCGCGAGCCAGTCAGGCAACGCGAACTACGATCACGTGGCAAAGGTCCAGGCCAGTAGCGACAATTTTCTCCTGGTGAACGTGGCAGGCAACTTCTCCTCGGCTCACGGCTGCTCACAACCGTGGTGGGCAAGGTCTGCGCAGACATTGGGTCACTCCCAGACCAAGGCCATGTTGCAGATCTCACTCTCGTCGCTGCTCGCTCGCACACCGGTTCACGTATGGACCAACGGATGCACCTCATACGGCCATCCGATTCTCACTCAAATCCAGATTCAGGAGCGCGAGCCGCCGCCAGTCTCCGGTCCCACTCCCGCTCCAAGGGACGAGCCCTGCAGGCCCAGCCTAGGGCGGCCTTGTCCCTAGTAATAGTAAGCAACAACAGGAGATTGACGATGACTGGAACTAGCTTTGCTGCAAGGACTCATCTCCAGACTGCTCTCCGCGCGCTGGCTCTGCTGCTCGTGACTAATGCCGTTTCGGCCGGCGACGGGATCATCGAGCGCAGTTATTTCCTCGCCAACAGCTTCAATGTGCTGGCCTACAACATCTACATGCGGCCGACGACACTGTTTGCCAACGACCAGTCCGATCGGGGTGCAGTGCTACCTTCGAAGCTGCGCGGATTCGACGTTATCGTCTTCTCGGAGGCTTTCGACGACACGGTGCGAAACCAACTCCTGGCCGACCTGCGTGGGGAGTATCCACACCGGACGAGGATCCTCGGCGCGGACCGTGGGGTCGAGCAGGACGGCGGGGTCATCATCGTGAGCCGTTGGCCAATCACGGCCGAGGCACAGCGGCTCTACGGCGACGTCTGTGTCGGAGATGATTGCAAGGCCGACAAAGGCGTCCTTTACGCGCGTTCCGAGAAGCACGGCCAAACCTACCACGTCTTCGCGTCTCACACACAGGCTGGCGACGGCACGGAGCAACAGCAAACGCGGATGCGGCAGCTCGGCATCATCAAGTCGTTCATCGACGGCCGCGGGCTCTCCGACACGGAGCCGGTCTTCATTGCCGGTGACCTCAACGTGAACAAGTACGACGCCGGCGAGTACGCTGCTATGCTACGCATTCTGGACGCGTGGTATCCGCAGCCGTTCGGACATCCCTACACCGTGGACTCGACCAGCAACCGGCGGGCGGGTGGCCGCTCGTATCTCGACTACGTGCTTGTGTCGAATCGTCACCTGCAGCCGATGAACGCGATCATCGAGACCCTGATTCCCCGTTCTCCGACGCCCTTTGGAGGCGACTACGATCTGTCCGATCACTTTCCCGTGTTCGGGCATTTCATGTTCCCCTCTCCTGCGGCCACTATCGCCGCGACCGGGGATTGATCCCCTGCCCCGTGCATCAACGAATCAAAAGGGTCAGACACTGAAGTATCCCCACAAATATAACATATATTTCAGCCGGTTGCATAAATATATACAGTAAGGGAACCTTCATGATGTTCGATGATCTCTAGGATAGGTAATCACACCAACCCTAGGAGAACACCTCATGCAGGCCAAGCAAGTACTACATAAACTTCTCCACAAGACCTGTCCGGAAATGCACAAGAAGCGTCGCACGGCGCTTGCCGTAACGTGATGGCGGCCCTTCACGGGGAGGTGCTCACCGAAGGTATACGCGGAACGGTCGTTCGGAAGTAACGTGCTCGAAGTCTCTCCTAACCCGGACGGCTAAGGAACGGGAGGATGTACGACGTCTTCTTCAGCTACCCCCACAGGCATGCCTCCGAGGCAATGGCAATCGCCGAAGCTCTTCGGGCCCGGAGCCTGGAGGTCTGGGTCGATCAGAGTGAGATCGACGACTTCGCGAGCATCAGCCGCTCCATCATCGAGGGGCTGATGCGAGCCAAGGCGCTACTCGCGTACTATGCCGCCCACTACGGTGACTCCCGACCCTGTCAATGGGAGCTCACGGCCGCCCTCCTCGCCGCTTCCCGGGAAGGGGATCCCCGTCGGCGGGTGCTTGTCATCAACCCGGAGGTCACCGCGGACCACATCCACCCGGTTGAGCTGCGCGATGCGCTGTTCCAAGCCGTCCCGGCGCCTGACGATCGGGAGGCAATCGACCGCCTCGCGGCCAGCGTGCACGCCCACCTGGCTACGCTCACGGGGAGTCTCGGCGCGATCGAACCCCTCACGTCTGTCCCCTGGTATGGAAGCAGGCGGGTCGGATACAGCAGATTCGTCGGCAGGCTCCCTGAACTCTGGCGAATCCACTCCGCCCTGCAGGCGTCGGAAGTATCCATGATCTCGGGGACGACTGGCTCACTCGCACAAGTGCAAGGCATGGGCGGCGTCGGTAAGTCCCTGGTCGTCGAGGAATACGCTGTGCGCTTCGCGGCCGCGTACCCGGGTGGCGTCTTCTGGCTGCGCGCCTTCGGTAATGACGACGCCAAGGCCGGTTTGAGCGCCGAGGATCGGGACTCCGAGCAGAGTCAGCAGATCCGCGACTTCGCGATTGGGCTTGGCTTGCCCGTTCAGGGTCGAAGCCCTCAAGAGATTGCGGGTCACCTGGGCCGAGAGCTGGGCGAGCGTGGGAAGCCTTTTCTCTGGGTGGTGGATGATATCCCTTCCGGTCTGGATCGGGACCTCCTGCTACGTTGGCTCGCGCCCCATCCGCTGGGCAAGACCTTGCTCACCACGCGCAGTCGTCAGTACGAAGCCCTTGGCGTCCTGGTTTACCTGGGTGTGCTGGCTGCCGGTGAAGCGTATGATCTCCTTACCAAGGCACCCGAACGGCGACAACCCAGCGGGGAGACCGAAGAGGCGGCGGCGCGCGCCATCCTCGATCGGTTGGGCTGTCACGCGTTGGCCGTAGATGTCGCCGGAGCAGCGCTTAGGCTGCAATCCTTCGGCGATTTCCTGGCGGCGCTGGACGATCCGACGCGGGACGAGCTCGATCTCGCGCGGGACCTCACAGGCATGCTGCCCACTGGCCACGAGCCGGGCATCGCGGCAACTCTGCTCCAAAGCCTCGCGCATCTCGGGCCGGAAGGCTGGGACGTTCTGCGGCTGGCAGCGGTGCTAGCCGTCGCGCCGCTTCCCGCTGCCCTGGTGCAAGCGGTATTCTCGACGATCGACGATCTGAACGCGGACGCAGGGCGACGGCGGGCCCTGCAGGCGATGCACCAGGCTCAACAACTGTACTTGGCCGAGCAGTACGAGTTTGAACCTCCGGCCGTCTCCGTTCACACCCTCGTCGCCCGTACCGTCCGATTCCACGATCCGGAGCCGGAACGTCGAATCGCCTTTCGCGCGGCAGCGATCGCCGTCTTGACCCGAGAACTCGCCGCGGCCGTGAAGGACTTTAGCGGGAAATCCGCCCTCGCACTGCTCATCCATCACGCACGTGAGCTTGTGGGGACGGTCGACGATCTGGCTGGAGCGGATCTCATCGAATGGGTCGCGTCGTACGACTACGCACAAGGCGCCTACAGCGCGGCGGAAGTCCAGTGGCGTCGCCTGAGCAAGCTGCGAGCGCATCTGCTGGGCCCGATGCACGCCGAAACCTTGACAGCCACGAACAATCTGGCCGAGACCAGGCGAGCGCAGGGAGATCTGTCAGGCGCGCGCGCCCTTCACGAGCGCGTACTGGCGAGCTATCGGCAGTCGTTGGGCAACGATCATCCCCACACGCTCACCGCTATGAACAACCTGGCCGTAACCCAACGAGCCCAGGGGGATTTACCTGCTGCGCGAGATCTCCTGGAGCAGGTGTTGGAGGTGAGCCGGCGGGTGCTGGGGGTTGCGCACTCCGACAGCCTGACGGTGATGAACAACCTGGCCGACACGCTGCGCGAGCAGGGGGACGCGCCGGCGGCCCGGGCTCTTTTCGAGCAGATTCTGAACGTCAGCCCGCAAGTACTGGGCGAGACACATCCGACCGCCCTCCTTTCTACAGCTAACCTGGCATTGGTGTTTCATGCCCAGGGAGACATGCCTCGGGCTCGGGCGCTTCAGGAGCGCGTGCTGGCGAGCTATAGGAAACTGCTCGGCGACGAGCACCCCGACACCATGCGAGCGATGTGCAACCTCGCCTTTACTCTCGCCGCGCAAGGGGATCTGCTCGCCGCGAGGACATTCGAGGAGCAGGCACTGGAAGGTTACCGTAGACTCCTCGGTGACGCGCACCCCGACACCTTGGCCGCCATGAACAATCTGGCGGGGACGTTGCGAGCGCAAGGGGACGTGCCCGGAGCGCGGGCACTCCTCGAGCGAGTGTTGGACGTGAGTCGGCAGGTGCTGGGGGAACGGCACCCGAACACATCGTCGTCGGCCTGGAATGTCGTCGTTACGCTGTTGCAAGTGCAAGATGCCGCGGCGGCGCGCGTGGTCTTCGAACGAGATCTGCGCTGGCTGTTGGACCCAGTCTCGGAATCCCTGGGCGCCAGCCAACAGGCCATCCGAACCGAGATTCTGGCTCTGACGCAGCCGGCCGCAGGATGGAGAGCCATACTGAAGAGATGGCTACGCCGGTGGTCGCTGAACTAATTAGGCATCACGAAAGGTCTCTCCACACCATAGCAATGCCACTAATCATGGTCACAGCCCACGTACATGATGCCTCGCGTCAGCATCCATATCAATGGACCGGCTCTGTGCTCATCCTGAACCTCTCCTCAACCTCATCTGAACGCGATCTGATTGAAATGTTCTTTCCGCTACGAAGGACCCGATCTACAACCAGCACGTTAGCTCTGGCCAGTCTGGAGCCCGCCCCGCCGGAAGACCGGTTGGCTCTCACGGTCCGGACGGCCGGCAGTTCGACCCGGCGATGTCTCGCTGCTCTCGACGAGCGCGACCCTTAATCCGGCCGCCTCCAGGATCGCCGCCAGGGTTCCGCCGATCACACTCCGCCGATGACGGCGACCTCGAAATCCGCATCGCGATCCCCTAGCCTAGCGCTCACAGCGGTATGCCCCGTCCGAGCCGCGGCAAAGGCCCGCCGAAACCCATGGCCCGCCGCACCAGTGCGCGTTTGAGGGCCGGGATCATGTCGATGGCGCACATCGCCAAGTCGCGCGCGATGACGAGCGGAAACAGATCGTTACCGAAGAGCCGCGCCAACCCGTGACTGAAGGCGATGACGCGGCGCTGGTCCGCGCGTCTCATCTCGGCGTAACCGCGCAGCATAGGGTAAGCCCCCGGATCCTCGCCGGCGCGGCAGGCATCGATGACGCATTCCGCGAGCGTGGCCACATCGCGCAAGCCGAGATTCAGGCCCTGCGCCGCGTTCGGGTGGATCGCATGCGCGGTGTTGCCGATGACCGCGAAGCGGGGTCCGGCCTGATCGAGCGCACGGACCAACTTAAGGGGATAACCGCGCCGCCTGCCTACCTTGAGACAGGGTCCGATACGATGCCCCATGCGCACACTCAAGCGCGCCAAAAACCCGGTGTCCCCCATCGCCAGGAGCGCGCTCGCCTCCTCGCTGCCCGCCACGCACACCGCGACTGAACGCTGCCCGCCGAGCGGTAAGAGCGCGACGGGTCCGGACGGGCCAAAGCGCTCGTAGGCGGTATTGTCATGCGGCGCGGCCAAGGACACGTTCGCGACCACGGTTCCAACTGGCCTGATCCCCCACCGATCCCCGATCCCATCCGGTTCAGCCCCTGAGCCGACCCCTTGGTCTGTGCACTCGCCAAAGACGCCAAACAGTCCCGAAACTTGGCGCCCCGAGCCGATGAAAGCCAGGCCCAGGGAAGGGCCTGCTTGGCGCGCCGGGGATGCAACGGCCCGAAAAGTCCCCGATTCCGGACCGAAATTGCGCGTGTTTGACACCTGACAGGTTCAGTCGTATCTTCGCTCCCGAGGAAAAAGGGCCTTTAAAATTCTTATTCGCGTGCGGGCGTAGGAGATTCGGAATGACGACGGTGGAAGTCAAACTCGATCTGCCCGATGCGCTGGCGCAGGAAGTGGCACGCATGGGGCTGCTGGAGCCGAATGCGCTGCAGGCGATGCTGCGTGAGGCGGTGCGGGCGCGCCGTATCGAGCGGCTCACCGGGGCACGCAAGAAGATCGCAGCGGCGGGCGTGCCACCGCTGACGATGGAAGAGATCAACGCCGAGATCAAGGCCGATCGCGCAGAGCGGCGCGCGGCCGGCAACTGAGCGACGAACCGCAAGCACATCGTGCGGCTGGTGCTCGATACCAATGTGGTCGCCTCGGGACTGTTGTGGGTGGGCGCGCCACCGGCGAAACTGATCGAGGCGGCGCAGGCCGGTGAAGTGGAACTGTTCACCAGCAAGACGTTGCTGGCGGAACTGGCTCGCATCCTGGCGCGCAAGAAGTTCGCGCGCGCAGTCGCAACCTCAGCGTTGTCGATCGATGACCTGGTGCTGGGTTATGCGGAACTGACGACGATCGTGACTCCGGCGGAGATTTCACCCACATCTCCCGATCCGGATGACGATCATGTGCTGGCCTGTGCGCTGGCGGCCAGCGCCGACTTGATCGTCTCGGGCGATCCCGATTTGCTGAACCTCAAACAGTTTCTGAAGACACAAATCGTGACACCACGCGAAGCCAGTAAACGTGTGGCGAACTCATGACGCGCAGTGCGGAATGCGTCAATGCAAGACCTGACGCTCTCGCCTGACGCTGGGAAACAATGCCCATCCGCATATGTGACCGGCTGACGCGCCGAAGAATCACCGGAGCGGGCTTCGACAATGAGTCATTGCAAGACCTGTCCCCGTTTCCCCCGGAAACCGGGTCCACGGAGGCGGAAAAGTAGCCCGGGATGAACGAGATTTTACTCTGACCCCGAACTCCGCTCCCGTGATCGCCAAGATCCTCACGCATCTCGGCTTGTCCGCTCGGGCACCGCCCCGAGCACCCGCGCGGGCCTTCGATCGATTCCAAATGGCCTGATCCCAGACCGATACCCCCTCCCATCCAGTTCAGATCCCTGAGCCGACAACTCCCCTTGGCCCGCACTTGCGCGCGACGCCAAAACGCCCATAAACTCGGCGCCTCGGGCCGATGAAAGCCAGGCCCAGG includes:
- a CDS encoding sphingomyelin phosphodiesterase; translated protein: MTGTSFAARTHLQTALRALALLLVTNAVSAGDGIIERSYFLANSFNVLAYNIYMRPTTLFANDQSDRGAVLPSKLRGFDVIVFSEAFDDTVRNQLLADLRGEYPHRTRILGADRGVEQDGGVIIVSRWPITAEAQRLYGDVCVGDDCKADKGVLYARSEKHGQTYHVFASHTQAGDGTEQQQTRMRQLGIIKSFIDGRGLSDTEPVFIAGDLNVNKYDAGEYAAMLRILDAWYPQPFGHPYTVDSTSNRRAGGRSYLDYVLVSNRHLQPMNAIIETLIPRSPTPFGGDYDLSDHFPVFGHFMFPSPAATIAATGD
- a CDS encoding putative toxin-antitoxin system toxin component, PIN family, with product MRLVLDTNVVASGLLWVGAPPAKLIEAAQAGEVELFTSKTLLAELARILARKKFARAVATSALSIDDLVLGYAELTTIVTPAEISPTSPDPDDDHVLACALAASADLIVSGDPDLLNLKQFLKTQIVTPREASKRVANS
- a CDS encoding toll/interleukin-1 receptor domain-containing protein, which produces MYDVFFSYPHRHASEAMAIAEALRARSLEVWVDQSEIDDFASISRSIIEGLMRAKALLAYYAAHYGDSRPCQWELTAALLAASREGDPRRRVLVINPEVTADHIHPVELRDALFQAVPAPDDREAIDRLAASVHAHLATLTGSLGAIEPLTSVPWYGSRRVGYSRFVGRLPELWRIHSALQASEVSMISGTTGSLAQVQGMGGVGKSLVVEEYAVRFAAAYPGGVFWLRAFGNDDAKAGLSAEDRDSEQSQQIRDFAIGLGLPVQGRSPQEIAGHLGRELGERGKPFLWVVDDIPSGLDRDLLLRWLAPHPLGKTLLTTRSRQYEALGVLVYLGVLAAGEAYDLLTKAPERRQPSGETEEAAARAILDRLGCHALAVDVAGAALRLQSFGDFLAALDDPTRDELDLARDLTGMLPTGHEPGIAATLLQSLAHLGPEGWDVLRLAAVLAVAPLPAALVQAVFSTIDDLNADAGRRRALQAMHQAQQLYLAEQYEFEPPAVSVHTLVARTVRFHDPEPERRIAFRAAAIAVLTRELAAAVKDFSGKSALALLIHHARELVGTVDDLAGADLIEWVASYDYAQGAYSAAEVQWRRLSKLRAHLLGPMHAETLTATNNLAETRRAQGDLSGARALHERVLASYRQSLGNDHPHTLTAMNNLAVTQRAQGDLPAARDLLEQVLEVSRRVLGVAHSDSLTVMNNLADTLREQGDAPAARALFEQILNVSPQVLGETHPTALLSTANLALVFHAQGDMPRARALQERVLASYRKLLGDEHPDTMRAMCNLAFTLAAQGDLLAARTFEEQALEGYRRLLGDAHPDTLAAMNNLAGTLRAQGDVPGARALLERVLDVSRQVLGERHPNTSSSAWNVVVTLLQVQDAAAARVVFERDLRWLLDPVSESLGASQQAIRTEILALTQPAAGWRAILKRWLRRWSLN
- a CDS encoding FAD-dependent monooxygenase, producing the protein MSNTRNFGPESGTFRAVASPARQAGPSLGLAFIGSGRQVSGLFGVFGECTDQGVGSGAEPDGIGDRWGIRPVGTVVANVSLAAPHDNTAYERFGPSGPVALLPLGGQRSVAVCVAGSEEASALLAMGDTGFLARLSVRMGHRIGPCLKVGRRRGYPLKLVRALDQAGPRFAVIGNTAHAIHPNAAQGLNLGLRDVATLAECVIDACRAGEDPGAYPMLRGYAEMRRADQRRVIAFSHGLARLFGNDLFPLVIARDLAMCAIDMIPALKRALVRRAMGFGGPLPRLGRGIPL
- a CDS encoding nodulation protein NfeD, producing MRNAVLLSLLLSSAAAQNVEQVVVLPVTGAITPASADFVGRGLKRAADNNAALVVLKMDTPGGLDTSMRSIIKNILASSVPIATFVAPSGARAASAGTYILYASHIAAMAPATNLGAATPVAIGGAPGKDPKDKVEEDKDSKAPGDAMTRKQIQDASAYIRSLAQLRGRNAEWAEQAVREAVSLSAEEAAKIKVVDVVATGLPDLLKKLDGRKLNVLGQDRTLKLEGAQVVEVEPDWKSKFLAVITDPSIAYILMLIGIYGILFEFYNPGFVAPGVIGAICLLLALYAFQLLPVSYAGLGLIVLGLAFMVAEAFLPSFGVLGIGGVIAFVVGSVILIDTDLPGYGIPLGLIGGVALMSALFMLLVVGMALKARKQPVVSGREEILGSLGEILDDFQPSASSGHAHEGWARVHSETWRVRSSLPMRRGQRVKVVGMNGLTLDVEETKGDPS
- a CDS encoding disulfide bond formation protein B yields the protein MTARRLYLSIFLICTALVAFALSLQHAQNLEPCPLCILQRYVFIVLGVVALLAFLHNPANTEKRVYGALFVLLSLAGAGTAGWHVWLQHQPPGMAADCGPGLDYMLETFPLTSALPMIFKGSGDRAEVAWKVLGLSIPEWALIWFVILAIAASFALASRRTTQFRSMEAMDGRDHISQA
- a CDS encoding slipin family protein — encoded protein: MIWDIGVLGIVLIFIIILLFSAFRVLREYERGVVFMLGRFYKVKGPGLILIIPVVQQMVKVDLRTVVMDVPSQDVISRDNVSVKVNAVLYFRVVDAQRAVIQVEDYLSATSQLAQTTLRAVLGKHELDEMLAEREKLNVDIQQVLDTQTDAWGIKVANVEIKHVDLNESMVRAIARQAEAERERRAKVIHAEGEQQASEKLLQAAQMLARQPEAMHLRYLQTLTQIASDKSHTIVFPLPMDLLAPLLEAIKGSKREAEGGRREAENRTPV